Genomic segment of Halostella limicola:
CCGGCTACTCCGTCTCGTCGGCCGGGTCCGGCGACGTGACCTGCGACGCGATCGACGACGTGCTCGTCGGCGCGCCGATGGCGGATTCGACCGGCAACAACAGCGGGACCGCCTACCTCGTCTACGGCAGCGACGACGCACCGGAGAACCGGAGCCTCGCGACCGCAGAGGCGAAACTCCACGGCGAGGGCGCCGGCGACCGCGCCGGCGTCGCCGTCTCCGACGTGGAGGACCTCAGCGGCGACGGCAACGAGGACGTCGCCGTCGGCGCGCCGCGCAACGACACCGTCGGCGAGAACAACGGCGCCGCGTACCTCGTGAACGGGAAGTGTCCGGTCGAGGAGGAGGAACCGAAGACGACGAAGAAGGAGACGACCACCGAACACGAGACGAAGACGGAAAAGGAGACGACAGAGACCGCTACCGAGAAAGACACGACCACCGAACGCGAGACGACCACGGAGAAAGAAACGACGACCGAGGTCGAGATAGCGCCGCAGACGACCGACACCACTACCGAGCAGGAGACGACGACCGAGACCCAAACCACCACCGAGACGACTACACCCACGACGACTGAGACAACCACGCCGACGACCACCGACACCACCACCGAGACGACCACGACTGAGACGACGACTCGCACTACTACGGAAACGACCACGCCGACTACCACTACGCCAACCACGACCACTCCGACCACCACTACGCCAACCACGACCACTCCGACCACCACTACGCCAACCACGACCACTCCGACCACCACTACGCCGACAACGACTGAAACGACCACGGAAACCACCACTCCGCCCGATAGCCAACAGCCGGCGATAAGTTTCGTCGCGCTATGTATCGCCGAGGACACCGAGGTCCCGGAAGACTTCGATACGTCGGTCCAGGCGACGGGCTACAAGACGGAGGACGGAACGACTGACACTAGCGAGCCGATCTCTGCGGAATGGTCGGCAACTAACGTCACGATCAGTTCTGTCGTTGTCTACGGCGGCGGTGAGTTTGAGCGGTTCAATGGAGGGGATGGAGGATCGTTCACCTTTGGTGAAGGAACTTCGATTTCGGGCGTGTCGCAGTCGAACCCGTGCCCGAGTGGAGAGACGCTACTGGTGAAGTACGAGTGGAACGGGAACTCGTTCGACGCCGAGATCGAAAACGAAAACGCGTTGTTCGCCGACCTGCCGTCAGCGAACCTGGGCGGACTTCTGGCACTCGTCGCCGGAGCCGCACTTGCCGTGCGCAGGCAACTGTAGGTACTCCACTCGTCCACGCCTTCAAACGTCCGGGATTTTTAACGGATCACTGCGTGACCCTGCGTAAATGCGCGTCGCCGTCGCATCGTTGGAAACGTGGAAACAGCGGGACACCGAAGCGCTTCGGCGACTGCGCCGCGTCGCGGAGAGCCTGGCGAACCGCGGTCACGACGTCCACGTGCTCTGCTCGCAGTGGTGGGACGGTTACGGAGACAGGCGCGAGGAGGGCGACATCACTTATCACGGCGTCGTGGTCAGCCCCGACGCGCGACAGTCGTTCCTGCTCCGTCTGCCCGTCGCGATCGCTTCCGTCCGGCCCGACATCGTTCACGCGGGGGCACTCCCGCCGGCGCAGGTGACGCCGGCGAGCATCGGCTCGACGCTCGCCCGCTGTCCGCTGATCGTCGAGTGGTACGGCGACGAGGAGGCCGCCGCCGGGAGCGCGCGGTCGCGGCGGTGGGCCGTGCGGCGACCGGACGTCGTCGTCACCCCCTCGCGGCTGGTCAAGACGGAGGTGCGGGAGGCGGGCGCGGACGGCGACGACGTTCGGGTGATCCCAGACAGCATCGACGTCGAGCGCATCCGCGACACCGAGCCCGACGACCGCGGGAGCCTCGTGTACGCCCGCCGACTCGACGAGGGGGCGAACCTGGAGAGCATGCTGCTGGCGCTCGCCGAGCTGCGCGACCGGGACTGGTCCGCGACCGTGATCGGCGACGGCCCCCGGCGCGAGGAGTACGAGCAGCAGGCCCGCGACCTGCGCATCGACGACCGGGTGGAGTTCGTCGGGTCGTGTTCGCGCGACGAACGGATCGCCATCTACCGCGGCGCGCACGTGTTCGTCCAGACCGCGCGGCGGTCCCCGTTCGCGACGGAGCTGCTGTGGGGGCTCGCGTCGGGCTGCGTCGGCATCGTCGAGTACCACGCCGAGTCCAGCGCGCACGAACTCGTCGAGAACCGCCCGCGCGGGTTCCGAACCACCAGCGAGCAGGAGCTGGCCGACGCCATCGTCGACGCGGGGAGACTGGACCGATTGGACCTCGACGAGTCGTTCGCGTCGTACGACCGGGATGCCGTGCTGGAGGAGTACCTGGAGTGTTACCGGACGCTCCGAGAGGGATCGGGGCTGTTCTAGCTGCTCCGGGGCGGTCGTCCGAGCGCGTCCTCGACCGCGGCGATGCGGTCGCCGATGTCCTGCGAGCGCTCGCGCTGGTCGTCGACTTCGACCGACGTGATGACGCGGTCGCCCTCGATGGCGTCGTGGGCGGCCTTCGCCGCCTCGAACGCCTCGTCGGCGGAGTCCGCTTCGATGACCGTCCCCGTCGGCGTCATCTCGTAGGTGAGCCCCTGCTCGTCGAGCGCTTCGAGCGCCTGTACGATCTCCGCGGTCATGCTGTCGTCCGCGAGCGGCGTGACTTCGAGGCGTGCGATTACGGTCATTGTTCCGGGGAGAGATACGTTAACGTGGTTCATAGAACTTTTCTGGGGCGAGTGGACAGGACAGCGACCGGAGAGAAGAGCCGCGGCGAGCCGACGACTACTCTCGACCCGCCGACTCCATCGCGTCGCGGACGCGGACGGCGGCGGCGTTCTCGGCCACGTCGTGAACACGGACGAGGTCCGCGCCGCGTTCGGCGGCCAGCGCCGTCGCCGCGACGGTCGGGTGGAGGCGCTCGCCGTGCTCGTAGCCGGCGCGCTCGAACATGGACTTGTGCGAGTGGCCGATGAGCACCGGGCAGTCGAGCGCGTGGAGTTCGTCGGCCCGGGCGAGCAGTTCCATGTCCTCCTCCGGCGACTTGCCGAAGCCGAGGCCGGGGTCGACGACGATCTGCTCGCGGTCGAGGCCGGCCTTCTCGGCCAGCAGGACGCGCTCTTGCAGCTGCTCGATCACGTCCTCGACCACGTCGTCGTACTCGACGTCGCGCTCCGGGACGACCGGCGCGTCGATGCTGTGCATCACGACCAGCGGTGCGTCGTGCTCGGCGGCGACGAAGCGCATCTCCGGGTCGTCGAGCCCGGACACGTCGTTGAGCAGGTCGGCGCCCGCCTCCAGAGCGGCCTCGGCGACCGCGGCCTTGCGCGTGTCGACCGACACCATCGCGTCGAGGTCGCTGATCCGCTCGATCACGGGGACGATGCGGTCTATCTCCTCCTCGGCCGGGACGGGGTCCGCGCCGGGGCGGGTGCTCTCCCCGCCCACGTCGATCACGTCCGCGCCGTTCTCGACCATCTCCTCGGCGCGGCGGACGGCGGCGTCCACGCGGTCGTACTCGCCGCCGTCGTGGAAGGAGTCGGGCGTGACGTTGAGGATGCCCATCACCGCCGTGCCGTCCTGCCACGGGTAGCCCCGTTCCGGCGGCCCGGCGCCGATGTCGAGCGCGTCCCGCACGTCGTCGGCGAACACGGAGAGCCCGTACGGCTGGTCGTCGAGTTTCTCGGCGAGGCGCTTGAACTGCGCGAGCGTCCCCATCAGCACGGCGTCGAGGACGACGTCCTCGCGCTCGTTCAACCCCGAGATGGCGCACTCGCCGCCGAGCGACAGCATCTCCTCCTTGAGGTACTGGGCCTGCCGTCGCTGGACGCGCACCTTCAGCGCGCGGTGGACGCCCTTGCCGCGCATCCGCCAGACGCCCGGCGCGGTCACGTCGGCGTTCTCCAGCGCCTCGCGGGAGTCCTCTATGTCGCGGAGCGTCTTCGGGATCGGCGCGCTCGTCCAGCGCGCCCGCGCCTCGGCGACGGCGAACAGCGACCCCGTCACGAGCACGAAGTCGCCATCGCCGGCGGCCTGGAGCGTCCGCTCCAACGCGCCCGCCACGGAGTTTCGGGAGTGGATCTCGCCGGCGCCGGCGCGCTCGAACACCTCGGCGAGCACGTCCTCGCTCTCGGCGCGGTCGAGGTTCGGCTTGCAGGTCGTCACGCTGTCCGGCGTCGGGAGCGCCGCGGCCATCTCGCGGTGGTCCTTGTCGTGCATCGCGCCGAACACGAGGTGGAGGTCGTCGTAGTCGAACTCCTCGACCGTCGCCGCGAGGCGCTCGCAGGCGGCCGGATTGTGCGCGCCGTCGAGGACGACCGTCGGCGACTGCCGCATCACCTCGAAGCGGCCGGGCCAGTGGGCGTTCCGGAGGCCGCGTTCGAGCGACTCCTCGGAGACGTCCGCGACCTGCCGGGCGAGGACGCTCGCGATGCCGGCGTTCGACGCCTGGTGCGCGCCGATCGTCGAGAGGCGCGTCTCGACGCGCCAGTCCGGCCCCTCGACGGTGACGCCCGCCTCGGTGTGGTTGACCCGCCCCTCGTACGTGACGGTCACGTCGGCGTCGCCCTCGCCGACGGTCACCACGTCGCCCGCCACCTCGCGGACCGCCGCCAGCGTGTCGCCGGTCGCGCCGGTCACCAGCGGAGCGCCCTCGGGCGCGACGTGGGCCTTGTCGCGGGCGATCTCCTCGACGGTGTCGCCGAGGACGCTCGTGTGCTCCAGCGCGACGTTCGTCACGGCGCTCGCGACCGGGTCGACGGCGCTCGTCGCGTCGAGCTTCCCGCCGATGCCCACTTCGAGCACGGCGACGTCCACGTCGCGGCGGGCGAACTGCCACACCGCCATCGCCGTCATCGCCTCGAAGAACGTCGGCGACGCGCCGTCCGCCGCCCGGTCGGTGACGTACGAGCGGGCGGCCTCGACGAACTCGGTCACCGCCTTCCGGGGGATCTTCCTGCCGTCGATCCGGACGCGCTCGCGCAGGTCATCGAAGTGCGGCGAGGTGTACAGTCCGACCGACAGCCCGGCCTCGCGGAGGACCCGCTCGACCATCCGCGCGGTGCTTCCCTTGCCGTTCGACCCCGCGACCTGAACGAACCGCGGGCCGTCGGCGACGTCGAGGTGGGCGAGCAGATCCGCGGTCGACTCCGTCCCCGGACGGATGCCGAACGACCGCAGATCGTAGAGGAAGTTCGCCGCCTCGTGATACTCCATACCTGCGACAACAGATGCCGCGCGCTTTAGAGTGTCGAACCGGGACGATCGCTCGCGGCGAACGCCCCGCTCCCGGCCCCTCGCCAAAGCCCGGCTTTCGCAGGACAAGACGTCCCTTCGAGGATCATCTGTTCGCAACGATCATCCGGATTTTATATACCGGTGGACGACTCGAAAGTATGCAGCGCTACGAGCTCGGCCCCGAGGAGGAGCCGGTCGACGGCGTCTCCATGGTGATCGCCGCCCTGGAGAACCGTCGCCCCGACGAACTGGACCTGATCGCCGATCGGATCAGCCCGGATGCCCTGAACGGCCTGTTCGCGGCGTCGGAGACGGCGTCGATCCGGCTCCAGTTCCCCTACCACGAGTACGAGGTGGTCGTCACGGGGGATGCGGTGCAGGTATTCGAACCGTGGGACGAGCCCGAGCACTGACGCCGTCAGGCGCCCGGCAGCGAGCAGCGACGCCGCCGCGAGGTTCGGGGGATGTGGAGGGGCCGCAGTCCGTCGAAGGGTGAGATTTCTCGGAACCGACTCGGTAAGCGCAGACAAGCCGACGGTTAGGCACCGACGTGAGTCCGTGCTGAACCGGGTACCGGCTCACTCCGTCCGCCCCTGTAGCCAGAGGACGCCCTCCAGATGGTCGCCGGCTTCGGGGACGACCCCGTCAAGCACGCGGTCGGCGGCGTAGAGCGAGACGTCTACGTCCTCCCCGTTGCGCCGGAACAGCGGCGCGCGGATCCGGTACACCGCGCGGCCGTCGAACGTCGTCGCCGTCACTTCCTTCGCCCGCGTCCGGAAGACGTAGTCGTCGACGTCGCCGCGGTCGAAGGGCGCGAAGCCGACGACGCCGCCGTTCCCGTCCACGTCGTCCGCTCCCTCTCCGCCGACGGCCCCGTCGACGTCGGCGACCGCGTCGTCGCTCGCGCCGGACTGCGGCGCGCAGTAGTACGCCAGTCCGGCGAGCTCGACGCGGCGGTCGCCGTCCCGCTCGCCACCCTCGGCGTAGAAGTCCGTCGGGAAGAACGCGGCCGACGCCGGACCGAGGCGTCCCCGGAACTGCGCCTCGACGCCGTTCGCCCAGGGTATCTCCTCGTCCACCGCGAACTCCTGTGCGATCCCGTCCAGCTCCGGGTAGGCGGTCAGCATCTCGCCGTCGGCCGTGACGGCCGTCGACCGGACGGGGCCCTCCCCCGCCCGGAAGCCGACTACCTCTCGCCCGTCGACCGGCGGCGCGCGGACGGCGTCGCCGGTCTCGATCGTCCGCTGGACCGCGCGACCGATGGCCTCGTCGCCGTCGACCAGCGCGTCCCAGTGGCTCCCGTGGCTGCCGCGCTTCGCGTCGCGGTCGCCCGTGGACGGCCGCGGCGGCGCGTCGGGGTCGTCCCCGCCGTCGTCGGCCGTCCCGTCTCCGAGCGGCTCCAGCAGTCGGTCCAGCAAACCCATACGCGGCAGTCCGGGGCGACGGACATGAACCTTGCGCGGTCGGCGAGGGAGTCACGCGACCGGCGCGGCCGGGTCAGTCGTCCACGGACTCGGGGTCGCTCTCGTCGGTGGGCGTTACGGGCCCGGCCGGCGGCCCCTCCGGACCGCCCTCGCCCTCGACGACGCCCTCGGTCCATGTTCCCCGGCGGAACCACAGCACGGCGACGAGGAACGATCCGAAGGCGCCGACGGAGAACGCCCACCAGATCCCCTCGACGCCCCAGTCGAGCGCGGAGACGGTGACGCCGAGCCCCGGCACCGCGACGCTCCACGCGAACGCGAAGACGACG
This window contains:
- a CDS encoding integrin alpha; amino-acid sequence: MGGSKERRRAVALAAITVLGILVAGFGPIGAAAGGDDGFDSGDASDGADVVQQQEGGTLSGEINLTDAEATIRGDRGDDRFGSAIAPAGDVNGDGNDDVIVGAQFADATANRSGAAYLFYGPVEDGEYDAADANLTLRGESGGDWAGYSVASGDVNGDGLSDLIVGAPLEDEAGSDAGAAYVFYGADDLEGSVNLSEADAKLLGEGAGDQFGLSVAAADVDGDGTDAVVAGAPRNSGAGEEAGAAYVFEIDGDVMLSASDADAAYHGESASDRAGWAVANAGDANDDGVDDVLVGAPQNNSTAPNAGAAYLVTDGGAASLAAATKMNGEGAGDLAGWSVSDAGDVNNDSVDDVLVGAPRNDTTGNAAGSAYVVHGSDSLPDEIDLADADVRLRGEDAGDRAGYSVSSAGSGDVTCDAIDDVLVGAPMADSTGNNSGTAYLVYGSDDAPENRSLATAEAKLHGEGAGDRAGVAVSDVEDLSGDGNEDVAVGAPRNDTVGENNGAAYLVNGKCPVEEEEPKTTKKETTTEHETKTEKETTETATEKDTTTERETTTEKETTTEVEIAPQTTDTTTEQETTTETQTTTETTTPTTTETTTPTTTDTTTETTTTETTTRTTTETTTPTTTTPTTTTPTTTTPTTTTPTTTTPTTTTPTTTTPTTTETTTETTTPPDSQQPAISFVALCIAEDTEVPEDFDTSVQATGYKTEDGTTDTSEPISAEWSATNVTISSVVVYGGGEFERFNGGDGGSFTFGEGTSISGVSQSNPCPSGETLLVKYEWNGNSFDAEIENENALFADLPSANLGGLLALVAGAALAVRRQL
- a CDS encoding glycosyltransferase family 4 protein, giving the protein MRVAVASLETWKQRDTEALRRLRRVAESLANRGHDVHVLCSQWWDGYGDRREEGDITYHGVVVSPDARQSFLLRLPVAIASVRPDIVHAGALPPAQVTPASIGSTLARCPLIVEWYGDEEAAAGSARSRRWAVRRPDVVVTPSRLVKTEVREAGADGDDVRVIPDSIDVERIRDTEPDDRGSLVYARRLDEGANLESMLLALAELRDRDWSATVIGDGPRREEYEQQARDLRIDDRVEFVGSCSRDERIAIYRGAHVFVQTARRSPFATELLWGLASGCVGIVEYHAESSAHELVENRPRGFRTTSEQELADAIVDAGRLDRLDLDESFASYDRDAVLEEYLECYRTLREGSGLF
- a CDS encoding thiamine-binding protein encodes the protein MTVIARLEVTPLADDSMTAEIVQALEALDEQGLTYEMTPTGTVIEADSADEAFEAAKAAHDAIEGDRVITSVEVDDQRERSQDIGDRIAAVEDALGRPPRSS
- the folP gene encoding dihydropteroate synthase, with amino-acid sequence MEYHEAANFLYDLRSFGIRPGTESTADLLAHLDVADGPRFVQVAGSNGKGSTARMVERVLREAGLSVGLYTSPHFDDLRERVRIDGRKIPRKAVTEFVEAARSYVTDRAADGASPTFFEAMTAMAVWQFARRDVDVAVLEVGIGGKLDATSAVDPVASAVTNVALEHTSVLGDTVEEIARDKAHVAPEGAPLVTGATGDTLAAVREVAGDVVTVGEGDADVTVTYEGRVNHTEAGVTVEGPDWRVETRLSTIGAHQASNAGIASVLARQVADVSEESLERGLRNAHWPGRFEVMRQSPTVVLDGAHNPAACERLAATVEEFDYDDLHLVFGAMHDKDHREMAAALPTPDSVTTCKPNLDRAESEDVLAEVFERAGAGEIHSRNSVAGALERTLQAAGDGDFVLVTGSLFAVAEARARWTSAPIPKTLRDIEDSREALENADVTAPGVWRMRGKGVHRALKVRVQRRQAQYLKEEMLSLGGECAISGLNEREDVVLDAVLMGTLAQFKRLAEKLDDQPYGLSVFADDVRDALDIGAGPPERGYPWQDGTAVMGILNVTPDSFHDGGEYDRVDAAVRRAEEMVENGADVIDVGGESTRPGADPVPAEEEIDRIVPVIERISDLDAMVSVDTRKAAVAEAALEAGADLLNDVSGLDDPEMRFVAAEHDAPLVVMHSIDAPVVPERDVEYDDVVEDVIEQLQERVLLAEKAGLDREQIVVDPGLGFGKSPEEDMELLARADELHALDCPVLIGHSHKSMFERAGYEHGERLHPTVAATALAAERGADLVRVHDVAENAAAVRVRDAMESAGRE
- a CDS encoding HalOD1 output domain-containing protein translates to MQRYELGPEEEPVDGVSMVIAALENRRPDELDLIADRISPDALNGLFAASETASIRLQFPYHEYEVVVTGDAVQVFEPWDEPEH